GGCAGGCTCCTGATGAACGAAGACTACCGGCGCATAACCCAAAAACTCCGTTCCGAATACGCCATGAACTACACGAGCCGGATAATGAGAAGCACGGAACGCTTCGACGAACCGCGGTGGTTCAAGTAAGAGGCGGTTCAAGAGTTCAAGAGTTCAAGGGTTCAAGAGTTAGAAGAAACGGTGGCAGATGCCGCAACCGTACGGCCCACCTCCTTTCAGGGTCTTTCCCTTGAACCCTTGAACTTTTTTTGTCTGGTACACTTATTGCAAAACAATCCTCGTTGCTGAATACCTGATCGAGGATAGTGATAGATGACGGTTAACAGGCTGGAGACGGATAAGATGCGGGAAATAAAGGCGGCTTGCGCCTGTTTGTTTTCCGAGGCGGCCGCGAAGAGCGATCGGTTTCTGGATACCCTCAGTGTTGACATGGTGAAAAGGGCCTACCGGCGCAACGCCAGAGTACACCATCCTGACATGAGGATCGGGACCGCCGTCAAGGATGTGACATCGGACCGTTTTCTCGCGATACAGCAATCCTACGAGGTGCTCGTCAACTACCTGGAAGGGGCGTGCCCGGGGAACGATGCCGTCCTTTCCCATGGCAAGATCATAGCCGTGGGAGGCGCGAAGGGCGGGATAGGCAAGAGCGTCATCACGGCGAACCTCGGGATATACCTCGCGTCACTGGGGCTCAAAACGGTCCTTGTGGACCTCGACCTCGGGGGTTCCAATCTCCACCTCTATCTCGGGTACCGTTCCATCCTTCAGCGTTCCATCAACGATTTCCTGAAGAAGCGGGTCGCGTCCCTCGACGAAGTCATGGTCCAGAGCCCCCACGGGCCGCTCCTCGTGGGCGGAGACAGCTCGGAGCTGGGCTCGGCGAACATAGACTTCATGAAGAAGATGAAGCTGATCAGGGCCATCAACGCCATAGAGGCGGATTGCATCGTCCTTGACCTCGGAGGGGACACCTCTTACAACATTCTTGACTTCTTTCTCCAGGCCGACCACGGCATCGTGGTGACCACCCGGGATTCGGCATCCTATATCGGCGCCTATCACTTCCTCAAGGCCGCGATGTACCGCAAGCTCAACAGGCTCACCGGCATGGAGTCGCGCTCAGGCGAAGAGAAGAACTCCGATCTCGAAAAGTGCATCCGCGAGTCCACCATGTCCGAAGACGGGCAGAGCGCGAAGA
This genomic stretch from Syntrophorhabdus sp. harbors:
- a CDS encoding P-loop NTPase, whose product is MTVNRLETDKMREIKAACACLFSEAAAKSDRFLDTLSVDMVKRAYRRNARVHHPDMRIGTAVKDVTSDRFLAIQQSYEVLVNYLEGACPGNDAVLSHGKIIAVGGAKGGIGKSVITANLGIYLASLGLKTVLVDLDLGGSNLHLYLGYRSILQRSINDFLKKRVASLDEVMVQSPHGPLLVGGDSSELGSANIDFMKKMKLIRAINAIEADCIVLDLGGDTSYNILDFFLQADHGIVVTTRDSASYIGAYHFLKAAMYRKLNRLTGMESRSGEEKNSDLEKCIRESTMSEDGQSAKTINELVASIREEHPQYLSTVMKAVWGFNPYLVVNRLPIGVGPEEVAGKIQSVARRWLAREVKLLGSIGRHPDVERSAIDLVPAITRQPRSTFATEIATIAS